The Streptomyces sp. NBC_01255 genome window below encodes:
- the ilvN gene encoding acetolactate synthase small subunit encodes MSTKHTLSVLVENTPGILARIAALFSRRGFNIDSLAVGVTEHPDISRITIVVNVEGLPLEQVTKQLNKLVNVLKIVELEPSAAIQRELVLVKVRADNETRSQIVEIVQLFRAKTVDVSPEAVTIEATGSSDKLDAMLKMLEQFGVKELVQSGTIAIGRGSRSITDRSLRALDRSA; translated from the coding sequence ATGTCCACCAAGCACACGCTCTCCGTTCTCGTCGAGAACACGCCCGGCATCCTCGCCCGGATCGCCGCGCTCTTCTCCCGCCGCGGCTTCAACATCGACTCGCTCGCCGTCGGTGTCACCGAGCACCCCGACATCTCCCGCATCACCATCGTGGTCAATGTCGAGGGACTGCCCCTGGAGCAGGTGACCAAGCAGCTCAACAAGCTGGTCAACGTCCTGAAGATCGTCGAACTCGAGCCCAGCGCCGCGATCCAGCGCGAGCTCGTCCTGGTGAAGGTCCGCGCCGACAACGAGACCCGCTCCCAGATCGTCGAGATCGTGCAGCTGTTCCGCGCCAAGACCGTGGACGTCTCGCCCGAGGCGGTCACCATCGAGGCCACCGGTTCGAGTGACAAGCTCGACGCGATGCTCAAGATGCTGGAGCAGTTCGGCGTCAAGGAGCTCGTCCAGTCCGGCACGATCGCCATAGGGCGTGGTTCCCGGTCCATCACGGACCGGTCCCTGCGGGCCCTCGACCGCAGCGCCTGA
- a CDS encoding acetolactate synthase large subunit: protein MLMTDQATGHHPQPRPRGGAQPATTVEHVTGAQALIRSLEEVGADTVFGIPGGCILPAYDPMMDSEKVRHILVRHEQGAGHAATGYAQATGKVGVCMATSGPGATNLVTPIADAHMDSVPLVAITGQVASKAIGTDAFQEADICGITMPITKHNFLVTKAEDIPRTIAEAFHIASSGRPGPVLVDIAKDALQAKTTFSWPPQTDLPGYRPVTKPHAKQIREAAKLISAAKRPVLYVGGGVIKAGATAELKILAELTGAPVTTTLMALGAFPDSHPLHVGMPGMHGAVTAVTALQKADLIVALGARFDDRVTGKLDSFAPYAKIVHADIDPAEIGKNRAADVPIVGDAREVIADLVQAVQAEHSEGNKGDYTAWWSDLSRWRETYPLGYDLPEDGSLSPQQVIQRIGALAPEGTIFTAGVGQHQMWAAHFIDYEQPATWLNSGGLGTMGYAVPAAMGAKAGMPDRTVWAVDGDGCFQMTNQELTTCALNNIPIKVAIINNGALGMVRQWQTLFYNQRYSNTVLHSGPDDVQANKGTRVPDFVKLSEAMGCVALRCEDPADLDKVIAEANAINDRPVVVDFIVHEDAQVWPMVAAGTSNDEVMAARGVRPDFGDGEDD from the coding sequence ATGCTGATGACCGACCAGGCCACCGGGCACCATCCGCAGCCGCGTCCCCGCGGCGGCGCGCAGCCCGCCACCACCGTCGAGCACGTCACGGGCGCGCAGGCCCTCATCCGTTCTCTCGAGGAAGTCGGCGCCGACACCGTCTTCGGCATTCCGGGCGGCTGCATCCTCCCGGCGTACGACCCGATGATGGACTCGGAGAAGGTGCGCCACATCCTGGTCCGTCACGAGCAGGGCGCGGGCCACGCTGCCACCGGCTACGCGCAGGCCACCGGCAAGGTCGGCGTCTGCATGGCGACCTCCGGTCCCGGTGCGACCAACCTCGTCACCCCGATCGCCGACGCGCACATGGACTCCGTCCCCCTCGTCGCGATCACCGGCCAGGTCGCCTCGAAGGCCATCGGCACGGACGCCTTCCAGGAGGCGGACATCTGCGGCATCACGATGCCGATCACCAAGCACAACTTCCTGGTCACCAAGGCCGAGGACATCCCGCGGACGATCGCCGAGGCCTTCCACATCGCCTCCTCCGGCCGCCCCGGCCCGGTCCTGGTCGACATCGCGAAGGACGCCCTCCAGGCGAAGACCACCTTCAGCTGGCCGCCGCAGACCGACCTGCCCGGCTACCGCCCGGTGACCAAGCCGCACGCCAAGCAGATCCGCGAGGCCGCGAAGCTGATCTCCGCCGCCAAGCGGCCCGTCCTGTACGTCGGCGGCGGCGTCATCAAGGCCGGCGCCACCGCCGAGCTGAAGATCCTTGCCGAGCTCACCGGCGCCCCGGTCACCACCACCCTGATGGCCCTCGGCGCCTTCCCCGACAGCCACCCGCTGCACGTCGGCATGCCGGGCATGCACGGCGCGGTCACCGCCGTCACCGCGCTCCAGAAGGCCGACCTGATCGTCGCCCTCGGCGCCCGCTTCGACGACCGCGTCACCGGCAAGCTCGACAGCTTCGCCCCGTACGCCAAGATCGTCCACGCGGACATCGACCCGGCCGAGATCGGCAAGAACCGCGCCGCCGACGTGCCGATCGTCGGTGACGCCCGCGAGGTCATCGCCGACCTGGTCCAGGCCGTCCAGGCCGAGCACAGCGAGGGCAACAAGGGCGACTACACCGCCTGGTGGAGCGACCTGAGCCGCTGGCGCGAGACCTACCCGCTCGGCTACGACCTGCCGGAGGACGGCAGCCTCTCGCCGCAGCAGGTCATCCAGCGCATCGGCGCGCTCGCCCCCGAGGGCACGATCTTCACCGCGGGCGTCGGCCAGCACCAGATGTGGGCCGCCCACTTCATCGACTACGAGCAGCCGGCCACCTGGCTGAACTCCGGCGGCCTCGGGACGATGGGATACGCGGTCCCCGCCGCGATGGGCGCCAAGGCCGGCATGCCGGACCGCACGGTCTGGGCGGTCGACGGCGACGGCTGCTTCCAGATGACCAATCAGGAACTCACCACCTGCGCGCTGAACAACATCCCGATCAAGGTCGCCATCATCAACAACGGCGCCCTCGGCATGGTCCGCCAGTGGCAGACCCTGTTCTACAACCAGCGCTACTCCAACACGGTCCTGCACTCCGGCCCGGACGACGTCCAGGCGAACAAGGGCACCCGCGTCCCCGACTTCGTCAAGCTCTCCGAGGCCATGGGCTGTGTCGCCCTGCGCTGTGAGGACCCGGCGGACCTGGACAAGGTCATCGCCGAGGCGAACGCCATCAACGACCGTCCGGTCGTCGTCGACTTCATCGTCCACGAGGACGCCCAGGTCTGGCCGATGGTCGCCGCGGGCACCTCGAACGACGAGGTCATGGCCGCGCGGGGCGTGCGCCCCGACTTCGGCGACGGCGAAGACGACTGA